The genomic interval GAGGAGTATGTCACCTATTGCAACAACACGAAGCGCAACAGGAATCCCTACCGGTCGTCTGGCCGTGTGGTGGGTCATTATTTCAGAAATTGTTATTTTTGGTGGTCTTGTGACCTGTTATCTGCTCATGAGACTTGGAAACCCGGAATGGGCTGAGTATGCATCGCATACCAGCACACCGGCTGGCGCACTCAATACACTGGTTTTGCTGACATCGAGTCTGTTTGTAGTTATTGCGCACAATGCCGCAGAACACGATCATGATGGAGCCAAAGCGTTTAAATTCCTCTGGATGTGTATTGCTTTGGGCGGTGTGTTTTTATGCGTCAAGGCCTTTGAATATACAACAGAGATCCATCATGGCTTCACTATCACCAAGAATGTATTCTGGTCATTTTATTTCATTGCGACCGGTTTGCATGGCTTGCATGTGATTGCTGGAATGGTGATTATGGCCATTATTTCTTTTGATGTGAAAAAAGGGAAAAACTTTCAAAGAGTTGAACTGATTGGCGCATACTGGCACTTTGTAGATATTGTCTGGATCTTCCTGTTTCCGTTACTTTACATCGCTAAATAATGTTTGATAAGGAGAAATTATGTCTGAAGAAACCAATTCCACCCATCCTCATCCTGTTAAAATTTGGGTGATTCTTTTGATTTTATTCATCATCAGCGTTGCCGGACCGATGTTGGGACACCCGATTGTCACACTCATAACGGCTTTTGGAATTGCACTGGTGAAAGCACTGACTGTCGCCGCTTATTACATGCATCTGAAAATTGAAAAGCATTACATCTGGTATGCGATGTTTTGCGGAGTTTTGGCATTGATTGTATTATTCACAGGTTTGGCTCCTGATATCATGAAAAAG from SAR324 cluster bacterium carries:
- a CDS encoding cytochrome c oxidase subunit 3, translated to MSPIATTRSATGIPTGRLAVWWVIISEIVIFGGLVTCYLLMRLGNPEWAEYASHTSTPAGALNTLVLLTSSLFVVIAHNAAEHDHDGAKAFKFLWMCIALGGVFLCVKAFEYTTEIHHGFTITKNVFWSFYFIATGLHGLHVIAGMVIMAIISFDVKKGKNFQRVELIGAYWHFVDIVWIFLFPLLYIAK
- a CDS encoding cytochrome C oxidase subunit IV family protein, whose amino-acid sequence is MSEETNSTHPHPVKIWVILLILFIISVAGPMLGHPIVTLITAFGIALVKALTVAAYYMHLKIEKHYIWYAMFCGVLALIVLFTGLAPDIMKKQGTNWKNCMADHSCVQQRL